In Eublepharis macularius isolate TG4126 chromosome 4, MPM_Emac_v1.0, whole genome shotgun sequence, the following are encoded in one genomic region:
- the KCTD6 gene encoding BTB/POZ domain-containing protein KCTD6, whose amino-acid sequence MDNGDWGYIMTEPITLNVGGHLYTTSLTTLTRYPDSMLGAMFRGDFPTARDSQGNYFIDRDGPLFRYVLNFLRTSELTLPLDFKEFDLLRKEADFYQIEPLIQCLNDPKPLYPVDTFEEVVELSSTRKLSKYSNPVAVIITQLTITTKVHALLEGISNYFTKWNKHMMDTRDCQVSFTFGPCDYHQEVSLRVHLMEYITKQGFTIRNTRVHHMSERANENTVEHNWTFCRLARKTDD is encoded by the coding sequence ATGACTGAGCCAATCACTCTAAATGTGGGTGGACACCTGTATACGACATCACTCACCACTCTCACCAGGTATCCTGATTCAATGCTGGGGGCTATGTTCAGGGGTGATTTCCCCACAGCCAGAGACTCTCAGGGCAATTACTTCATTGACCGGGATGGACCACTTTTCCGGTATGTTCTTAACTTTTTACGGACATCAGAGCTGACTCTGCCTCTGGACTTCAAAGAATTTGACCTGCTTCGAAAAGAAGCAGATTTTTATCAGATTGAACCCTTAATCCAGTGTCTTAATGACCCCAAACCTTTGTATCCTGTGGATACGTTTGAGGAGGTGGTGGAGCTGTCCAGTACACGCAAGCTCTCAAAATACTCCAACCCAGTAGCAGTGATCATAACACAACTGACCATCACAACCAAAGTCCATGCATTGCTGGAAGGCATTTCCAACTACTTTACTAAGTGGAATAAGCACATGATGGACACTAGAGACTGTCAGGTTTCTTTTACTTTTGGGCCATGTGATTATCACCAAGAAGTCTCTCTCAGAGTTCATCTGATGGAGTACATCACAAAGCAGGGCTTCACTATCCGAAATACAAGGGTCCACCACATGAGTGAACGAGCCAATGAAAATACAGTTGAACATAactggactttctgcagactgGCACGGAAGACGGATGACTGA